The sequence below is a genomic window from Gavia stellata isolate bGavSte3 chromosome 11, bGavSte3.hap2, whole genome shotgun sequence.
TacacttgaggaaaaaaaaaggaaaaaaaagaaaaaaattacattattcaCCTCTAACTAATACCTATATATACAATTCTTTGTCACTTTGTGGGAAATAAAAGTCACCCTGAATGGCCTGGTATGGTAAGCTATAAtaggtttatttaaaaatacagctgtcCTCTCTGTGTAGCCTGATCTTCTAGTCTTGTTAAAGAGCCTCTGTCACCAGGGCCTGGAAGACCTAATATACGACGTTTATTATGATTAGAAATCATTTGTACAGCACTGTAAATTCACACAGCACTTTCCCAAGACCATTTATAAGTCTAATGGCACTATAAATCCCCGTTAGCTTCCGCACTTTATTCCCCAGAATCTCTATTTATTCAAATGATCTCGTCCCCCCCACTGCAATCTTGTCTTTGAATACATCAAGCCACAGTCCCACACTGGGCTGCCtatctcccaagtgacaggcTGGGTGGATTGCTAACAAAGCCCTGGACTATACACTTCAAAAAACTAAGGTTATACTATTAGAGCCAAATGTCCCTAACAACAGCACGATAATGACACAGATATTTGGATTTCAAAGCGCACTGGCAAcaactgctgctgtttgtaTTACTGTTCGCAGTGAACAGCCCCGACACACGTGAACATTTCTCTTAATTCGTGCGATCTGCATTAAATTGCTCAAGCACGCATGCAACCAGCAGCAGGCCCTCCCCCTGCCACCACACGTACTTGATGCTATCGGTGTGTGTTTTATATTCCATGATGGTGTTGGGAGGTAGGTTGAGCACTCTTCGCAACGTATCGCGTATCCGGGCTGTTGTGGCCTGGTCGCTGGCTGTCTTGTTCCATATTGAGATAATATCCTCCTACAGAATAGCATGTGAGGGGTAAGCAGATGGTACTTTTTGTAGCCCTGCCAAATGGAAGTACACACCAGTCCTCAGAAGCACTTACCTGGAATCGGACAGAGACGACTGCCCCACAGATTTCTTCCCCCACCATAAACTGTTCTCCCAACATCGCCAGAATGAGATTCTCCCAGCATCGTGACGCTAAGCCTTTTCGCAGACGGATAATCCATTTACCACCATTTTTGTTGGCATCATCCTAGGAAGAGGGGCAAGAAATcgatttgttttcttctagctatttttctgcttcccacAAGATAGTAGAGCCGCAGACAGGAGCAGATATTGATTGGGTGGGGCAAGGGACAGAATGgaggtattttaaagcaaaagcattttgcttctTCCCCATACAAGCAGAGACAGAGGTATACTACTTACTTTGAATACAAACTATTTGAAACAATGACTCTCAGCATTCCAGACAAAGCTCTATGCACTGAAGACTTGAGCTCTAGTGTTTTGATCTAGGAAAGACTACCAATCTGCACACAGAACCAGAAGCAAGGACCCTAAAACTATTTCTAAACCCAAGACTGATTCCCCCTTTGTCTAATCCCCTGTATATGTACTTCTGCTCGTAAAACAGGAAAAATCGCTCATCACAGAACacggaagaaagggaaagagttTGCAAAGTGGTAtttaaacacaagcaaaaaagttgaaaaacacTTCCCTTCGACATTTCCAGGAATGGGCTCACAAGTTGCGTTAACACAGAAAGGACCAGTCCTTTCTCTGGGAACCACTGACATTATCACACATCATACAGCTGGATTTTGTTCCAGTCTGTGGTGACCCAGGGAAATAACCAAAAATGAGGggagaaagtaaagaaaaaatttatGCTAAGCACCCAGTCTGTCACCTCAATATTGTGACTCTGTATGCTGCACTtgaaaaagagctgaaaactgCTACAGACTCCCCTGCTTCACAGAATGTGCTCCTATGTCAAacagcagctcctcctctaCAGAACACTGTGGCACTCTCTTGTACAACACTGTAGCTGGGAAATCTTACAAGATGAAAGGGGAACCAATTCCATCCAAAGCCAAAAAGAGAGAGGTAGGAACAAGTCAAAGAGGTGGCAGTTAGGAAGGGAAATGGAATACAGGTCTAAGACAGAAACAGGGAGGAACAAAGGATGGGACTGCACAACACAGGACATTCCTAGCCAAATCACCAGTAATCCCCTCTGCCAAGCTGGGACACACCTTAAAGATGCTAGGCAAGGCAGTGCAACCCTTCTTAATGAAACAAAGTTAActttattttagctttaaagCTTCCTTAGGGCTCAGATTAAACTTTTGTGTTCTCTCAAAGACAGCAAGTGCTAACAAAGCAATCCTGAGCAAACATGGAAGTGCCAGCATAACAGCAGCATTCAAGAGAGTCCCAGTTTTCAGGTATGTGCTAAAGCCTGTACTGAAAGGGCAAGGCACCAGCTCTGGACAAACCTCAAAGCAGGACAGAAGCCACACACAAGGTGAAGAACCCAAACCAACACAAGTTCTAGGAATGTGGCATACTCCCATGAGATGGAAACTACCTTCTGATTAAGCGTCCTTGTTTTCCAAGTTGTGAACATCACGCTCTTAAGAATTAAGCCATCTAGGCTTCAGCCTTTAAGCGGGGAGTTGAGTTTAACTCTTCAAACTTTCCACAATGACTAATGGGGGTCAGAAGAGAAAATGGTATTGCTCAAAGTATCTCAAAGGCGGTTTAAGCAGGTTCAAGGCTAGAAAGAGAACAGTGATTGGGAGGCAGATGCTGTATTGTGTGTTTTATGGTTATTGTTAGTTTTCTTTCAGGTTAAACAAGCTTCAGTTCAGTCAAGCATTTGATTTCCCTTTACCAGGATAATAATAATCTGCAGCCCAGTAAATCTCCAGGGAACATTATGCTTAGGGCTTCTGACTTTACCCAGAAAAGGCACAGATGGATCCTGAAAAAGATCAGAGctacatatacacatacatgtgCCCACAAGAATGACAGTAAGTAAGGATTAgtttggaagagaaaggagcATAAACAAAGCCCtacaaagcaagcagcaaagTGAAGGCCAGCAGCAAGATTTCAGGTCCTCTTCTATAAATACAAGAAGGAAGTGGGGCCAGaagtaaaaaaccaaagaaTCTCTCCACCCCCATCTTAAAATGGCTACAGGGAAACGCTTTATAGGAATTCTGGTATCATTAACTTGTGGACTCTCTGGTTGACACATTATCAGAGCAGCTAGCTCACTAGGAGTCCAAAGAGGGCtaaacattttatataaattgTATTTGCAGTAACTGGCTATAAAACACCTTGCTTAAAATAATTGCCAACTAGGGTCACATATAAATTTCTCAGGACCAAGCAGCGTAATTAGGTACTTCAGAGGAACACATAAAATCCTCATATTGCAAATGGTCATTGCTGGAAGCAGGCCAGGAACTGGAAGAATGATTTGCTGggcaaagattattttttttcttttttaacagatttGGATATGAATGAACAGAAGCAAACTAAGTGCCCtggaacaaaaaaagcaaataaaggcCTAAGTCGTCTTTCCATCTCTGGCTCTATGTACAGCTGTAGGCTTTTAACCGTACGTACCTCTTCCTTCCTTGTCTGAAAAAGGAGAGTTGGTTTCTTATAAGCTTTGTTGAATTCCACTTACAGAGGTCCAGCCCTTCTAGAGGAAAGCCCCACACTGCTGTCACTGGACAAAGCTAAAATAAGGGGCAAGTGTCTATAATTAGGAGGCACAGAGCTTAGTTGGGGTCCCCCCTTTGTTGGGCTCTAGGCAACGTTGCCCAGAGATCCTCTGGACCCACAGGCAAAGGCAGCTCTGCAACCTTTGGGGGTGTGCAGCTAGCAACTCTCTgcatcttccttctcctctgccagcagGTCACAGGACTGCTAGGTTACACGGGACAGAGTTCTGAAGACAAGTTTACAGGAAACCCAGAAGGAAGGACTGCACCCAAGAGAAGCCTGGAGTGCCATTTAATGACAAGAGTCCCTTCACTGTAGAAGGTTCCCTCCAGAATACTCTGGGAAAATACCAAGACAGAAATGAGAGCTCCAACTCACCTCCCACATGGGTTTGATCCCCTCTTTGAAAAGATGGAAGTCACTATGGCCTGTCAGGTCCCCAGGACGTACCATGTGACTATAAAACCGCCAAAACTGCTCCACCTGCAATGACACGAACCACACAATGAGGCTGCTCCAACTGTTCACAGCCAAGATTCCTACAGAAACAGGCTTCCCTTTCTATACCAGTTGGCCAGAGccaccttttcctcttctgttctaCTTTCTTATCACAAGGATGTTGATTAGGATAcccagaaggcagcagcaggatcAGAGCTTGGGTGCCTGTTTCTGACTGGCTCCATTACCAGATGACCACTTCAAATATTCAACAGGTACCTCCAAAGTCACTTGGTGTTTGTCTGAGAAAATCCATGCTAAGATAACCGCTGCTCTGGAGAACAGTTCCAAACGTATCTTGTAAATCCTACTGCCCAAACTTTCAATTAGTGGATATGTGTCAAGTGCATCAGCTACAGCCAAGCCTCTCTACACTATACACATTAGCCCTGCATTAACCACTACTCTCTGCAATCGTGGAGACTGCAAGAGCCTCCAAATGagacttttttaatttaattttactgtatCCAGGTTTTAAGACAAAAGACACATTCTGGTGCTGGTTTAAGATCTTAAGGCACCATTCagagcttttatttaaatacctcttatttccttttacaATCTGCCATGGTACACTTTGACCAGTTTCCATTCTGGCACCCCTGTATCTACTTCAGACAGTCTGGCCAGAAGGCAAGGGAATTATCTTTTCTAattcttaaaaattatatatttatccTTTGAGATTCTCTGGATGAGAAAGGATTTTAGAGAGGCTGGatctttcaaacaaaacaaggaaCTGGAAGAGATTATACTAATTACTACGTTTTAAGAGGTCTCTACTCAGTAAGACAATAGCTATTAAGCAGACCAGCAGTGAAGCTGGAGGGGTTAGACACCATCCCAAGTACTCTGTCAGAGACCTTAATGACTTGGTCAGCACTTGGAATTCTGCTCCAATCTGACCTCTGACATCCAAGCAAGAATTTGCTTTTATAGCCAATAAAATTATGGACCAAGACTGAGGTGGGGTCAGAAGCAATCTATTTTTGTCAGACACATCCAAATGCAGCGTGGAAATTAAATTCTTACACCAAGTGAATATGCCCTCTAGTGGTTagcatttaaaagcttttagagCTTtctactgaaaagcaaagaataaatcTGAACCCAGATTTAGGCTCAGACAATTCTTTCTGAAgcttgtttcttcctcctccttaaACAGAATTTGGAACCAAACACATTATCAGACCTGCTGGCCAGTCTCTCTCCATCCTAACTGAACTCTAGCACTTCCAACCTATAACAGCAACCACAAGGTCTTTGCAGCAAAGAGCAGACAACAGTGTGTGTGAAGTCTTTCCTCTAAGGAGCTAAAAATCAATGTTAAGTCTACACTGATTTAACAGACTGAAAAGTTATTGCCAGGTCATCACGCAGCAGCCACCTTTTTCATTCACCGAACTAAAAGTGCTTGCTCACACAGGGGAACAGGAGCAGTAATTACCCACGACAGGCTTAGAGCTATTCTTCCCACTCTTATCCTGTGTGGATGAAATAACACAACCCAGCTGCTCGGACAAGCATATTTTTGCAGCCTCCAGAAGGGACAAAGGGTTGTTGTTACAAATTCTCACTTTACAGAAGATACTTACTGGTGGGCAAAATTAACATTTGCAAGGGACCCTGGAAAACCTGGACAAAATactagatttaaaaataaaaaagaaagcagccaACAGAATTCCCAGCCTTGAGAATGGTATTGTA
It includes:
- the EIF4E2 gene encoding eukaryotic translation initiation factor 4E type 2 isoform X2 encodes the protein MNNKFDALKDDDSGDHDQNEENNTQKDSEKEKNDREKPQSTTKRKAVVPGPAEHPLQYNYTFWYSRRTPGRPTSSQSYEQNIKQIGTFASVEQFWRFYSHMVRPGDLTGHSDFHLFKEGIKPMWEDDANKNGGKWIIRLRKGLASRCWENLILAMLGEQFMVGEEICGAVVSVRFQEDIISIWNKTASDQATTARIRDTLRRVLNLPPNTIMEYKTHTDSIKDNSSFRNTKITL
- the EIF4E2 gene encoding eukaryotic translation initiation factor 4E type 2 isoform X1 → MNNKFDALKDDDSGDHDQNEENNTQKDSEKEKNDREKPQSTTKRKAVVPGPAEHPLQYNYTFWYSRRTPGRPTSSQSYEQNIKQIGTFASVEQFWRFYSHMVRPGDLTGHSDFHLFKEGIKPMWEDDANKNGGKWIIRLRKGLASRCWENLILAMLGEQFMVGEEICGAVVSVRFQEDIISIWNKTASDQATTARIRDTLRRVLNLPPNTIMEYKTHTDSIKAWEEFHGLVNSSGR